Proteins found in one Vallitalea guaymasensis genomic segment:
- a CDS encoding Ger(x)C family spore germination protein, producing the protein MKGIKYSILIIIIIANSILCTSCWNYREINDLSVIFGLGIDKKDGLYEFTGKILLTANEENEGNNLSQTFISSQGLTIFDAIRNLVLQDGKRVYFGHLAFIIISEDIAKENINEVLDLFMRDDETREDMWMFVAPEPYSSKEILEIGLDHQELATYVNDTMINMKHVGKSYPIRLYEFINISSSKGKDGVVPLIFIKKTLLGESAYIIGNAVFNGNQMVGKINGDECKTLCVILNEQKGGILPVTYNDEAETTTVSLEIGKTKTKLNPVFTDDNITIKISTQTTAVIAEIMNNNVNVLDKEGKDKLIEAAENMVENNIKDLVKKAQAELNSDIFGFGQLIKKDNPSLWKQIEDDWSNIFQDIDIEVNSVVEISGSALYEKIIK; encoded by the coding sequence ATGAAAGGAATTAAGTACTCTATCTTAATAATAATTATCATAGCAAATTCAATCTTATGTACTTCATGCTGGAACTATAGAGAGATAAATGACCTATCAGTAATATTTGGACTAGGTATAGATAAAAAAGATGGTCTATATGAATTTACTGGCAAGATATTATTGACAGCCAACGAAGAGAATGAAGGAAACAATCTTAGTCAAACATTCATCAGTTCTCAAGGATTGACTATTTTCGACGCTATAAGAAACCTAGTTCTACAAGATGGTAAAAGAGTATATTTTGGACATCTCGCTTTTATTATAATCAGTGAAGATATTGCAAAAGAGAATATTAATGAAGTATTAGACCTATTTATGAGAGATGATGAGACAAGAGAAGATATGTGGATGTTTGTTGCACCAGAGCCATATTCATCTAAAGAAATATTAGAAATTGGACTAGATCATCAAGAGCTTGCCACTTATGTTAATGATACCATGATAAATATGAAACACGTAGGTAAATCCTATCCTATCCGATTATATGAATTCATTAATATTTCCAGTTCCAAAGGAAAAGATGGAGTTGTTCCATTGATTTTCATAAAAAAGACATTGCTTGGTGAAAGTGCTTATATTATAGGTAATGCTGTATTCAACGGAAACCAGATGGTAGGAAAGATCAATGGTGATGAATGTAAAACTTTATGTGTTATTCTTAACGAACAAAAAGGTGGTATACTTCCAGTAACATACAATGATGAAGCAGAAACTACAACTGTTTCATTAGAAATTGGTAAGACTAAAACTAAACTTAACCCTGTCTTCACTGATGATAATATCACTATTAAAATATCAACACAAACAACTGCTGTTATAGCTGAAATTATGAATAACAATGTGAATGTACTAGATAAAGAAGGAAAAGATAAATTGATAGAAGCAGCAGAGAATATGGTAGAAAATAATATAAAAGATTTAGTAAAAAAGGCTCAAGCTGAATTGAACAGTGATATTTTTGGTTTTGGACAACTAATAAAAAAAGATAATCCATCATTATGGAAGCAAATCGAAGATGATTGGTCCAATATTTTTCAAGATATTGACATTGAGGTGAATTCTGTTGTTGAAATATCTGGAAGCGCATTGTATGAAAAAATAATCAAATAG
- a CDS encoding spore germination protein, whose translation MLSHNINENISKLKKIYNNDKFVQYRELEAKYSPIRYCLISINGMVDNEELTINVVKQLLVSKYPKNIAGDKLIEFVSKKVLTTIDLVTISNVDDIVSNISFGYSLLLVDTCDKAILINSKGFEKRDVTEPDAERVTKGPKEGFTESLLTNTSLVRKKIRNPNLKFEIMVLGNVTKTRICISYMDDIVSRQILKEVKKRLNNIDVDIILESEYVCEYIQDRSISFFNTIGNSERPDVIAAKLLEGKIAIFTDGSPSVLTIPHLFIEQFEVNEDYYSHYFIASFNRVLRIFCFILSTSIPALYIALITYHHQMIPQEIMVSIVSSREGVPFPSIIELILMLITFEILREAGSRLPQNIGQTISIVGALVLGEAAVSARLISAPIVIITALTGITSLALPFILESVIFIKFYLLLFCSFFGLYGYIFGVMSIAIHLMNLKSFGVDYMTFYTDLNKLDIQDTAIRTPWWNIDNGAKNLVNYRIKKLQKKRMKSNERN comes from the coding sequence ATGCTATCCCATAATATAAATGAGAATATATCAAAACTAAAAAAAATATATAATAATGATAAATTTGTTCAATACAGAGAATTAGAAGCAAAATATTCTCCTATAAGATATTGTCTGATTTCTATTAATGGCATGGTTGATAATGAAGAATTGACAATAAATGTTGTTAAGCAATTATTAGTATCAAAATATCCTAAAAATATTGCTGGTGATAAATTAATAGAATTCGTATCAAAAAAAGTGCTGACTACTATAGATCTAGTTACAATTTCCAATGTCGATGATATAGTCTCTAATATTAGTTTTGGATACTCCCTATTATTAGTAGATACTTGTGATAAAGCTATACTCATTAATAGTAAAGGCTTTGAAAAAAGAGATGTTACAGAACCTGATGCAGAAAGAGTTACAAAAGGACCAAAAGAAGGTTTTACTGAATCATTATTGACCAACACCTCCTTAGTAAGAAAAAAAATCAGAAATCCTAATCTTAAGTTTGAAATAATGGTTTTGGGTAATGTCACAAAAACGAGAATATGTATTTCTTATATGGATGATATCGTCTCTAGGCAAATATTGAAAGAAGTGAAAAAACGTCTTAATAATATTGACGTAGACATAATCCTAGAATCCGAATATGTATGTGAGTACATTCAAGACAGGTCCATAAGTTTTTTTAATACTATTGGTAATTCAGAAAGACCAGATGTCATAGCTGCAAAATTATTAGAGGGTAAAATAGCAATATTCACTGATGGTTCCCCTAGTGTTTTAACTATTCCTCACCTATTCATAGAACAATTTGAAGTTAATGAGGATTACTATAGTCATTATTTCATTGCTTCTTTCAACCGTGTACTAAGGATATTTTGTTTTATTTTATCTACTAGTATTCCTGCTTTATATATTGCATTAATAACTTACCATCATCAAATGATACCTCAGGAAATTATGGTCAGTATTGTCAGCAGCCGGGAAGGTGTCCCTTTTCCTTCAATAATTGAATTGATATTAATGCTCATTACTTTTGAAATACTTAGAGAAGCTGGTTCAAGACTTCCTCAAAATATAGGACAAACAATAAGTATTGTTGGTGCTTTGGTACTTGGTGAAGCGGCTGTTAGTGCAAGACTTATAAGTGCACCTATTGTAATTATTACAGCGCTTACAGGTATAACAAGTCTTGCTCTACCATTCATTCTGGAATCAGTTATATTCATTAAGTTCTATTTACTCTTATTCTGCTCCTTTTTTGGTCTGTATGGATATATATTTGGAGTTATGAGTATAGCTATTCATCTGATGAATCTTAAAAGTTTCGGTGTGGATTATATGACATTCTATACTGACTTGAATAAACTGGATATTCAAGATACCGCAATAAGGACACCTTGGTGGAATATAGATAATGGTGCAAAGAATTTAGTGAATTACAGGATTAAAAAACTCCAAAAAAAGAGGATGAAGTCAAATGAAAGGAATTAA